A single Lactuca sativa cultivar Salinas chromosome 8, Lsat_Salinas_v11, whole genome shotgun sequence DNA region contains:
- the LOC111917568 gene encoding protein LURP-one-related 15, with translation MSSPYASSPCYSSDDDHSSKGTPDRVFKEPEYPVVIVDQKYCSNYPMELMFEKNGKVEDKFKISDEEGNVIFKASKKKSGKRIMVDETDAPVISFTTKHITMHRRRQAYKGDPHEHHRLFTVKKTRGFKSLRYDVFMTSNMTESTFNYRVYDNFKDGTSIIMAQDKSTILAKLHTEVTHKKEVKAEEKYSVSLSPNVDKAFVSALLIIREEVRKSRYKGYES, from the exons ATGTCTAGCCCATACGCGTCTAGCCCATGTTATTCATCAGATGACGATCATTCTAGTAAAGGAACTCCTGATCGAGTATTCAAGGAGCCTGAATATCCCGTCGTAATTGTAGATCAGAAATATTGTTCCAACTATCCTATGGAGTTAATGTTTGAAAAGAATGGCAAGGTGGAAGACAAGTTCAAAATCAGCGACGAAGAAGGAAATGTTATATTTAAAGCAAGTAAGAAGAAGAGTGGCAAACGCATCATGGTAGACGAGACAGACGCACCAGTCATTTCCTTTACAACAAAG CATATTACCATGCATAGAAGACGTCAAGCCTACAAGGGAGATCCCCATGAGCACCATAGGCTTTTCACTGTGAAGAAGACAAGAGGCTTCAAATCACTCCGATATGATGTATTCATGACATCTAATATGACTGAAAGCACATTCAATTATAGAGTTTATGACAATTTTAAAGATGGAACTTCCATCATAATGGCTCAAGATAAATCTACAATTCTTGCCAAG CTACATACTGAAGTTACACACAAAAAAGAAGTGAAAGCTGAAGAAAAGTATTCGGTTTCTTTGTCTCCAAATGTCGATAAAGCTTTTGTCTCAGCACTCCTAATTATTCGAGAAGAAGTCAGGAAGTCAAGATATAAAGGATACGAAAGCTAA
- the LOC111917560 gene encoding uncharacterized protein LOC111917560, giving the protein MPRTTLKTDASSSSETFPNPSSPYFISSSNNPNSILVSSVFNGVGFNSWKRSMIISLTAKNKIGFVDGTIVAPSEIDPEYTFRFRANSMVIGWLLNSLHKNIGGSVLFLQTTKEIWIELKSRYEQSDGVLLYQIQQLYLLSQGTEDFSSYYTKLSMFLCLCHRNQQIPRRTTFNSVVNGSQ; this is encoded by the coding sequence ATGCCTCGTACAACCCTAAAGACCGatgcttcatcatcctctgaaacttttccaaatccttcaagtCCATATTTTATTTCTTCATCTAACAACCCGAATTCCATTCTCGTTTCATCTGTTTTTAATGGAGTGGGTTTCAATTCATGGAAACGGTCCATGATAATTTCTCTCACCGCCAAAAACAAAATTGGCTTTGTTGATGGAACCATTGTAGCACCTTCTGAAATTGATCCAGAATACACTTTTCGGTTTCGAGCAAATTCAATGGTTATCGGTTGGTTGCTGAATTCCCTTCACAAAAACATCGGAGGCAGTGTTCTTTTCCTACAAACCACAAAAGAAATTTGGATAGAGTTGAAAAGCCGTTATGAACAATCAGATGGAGTTTTACTCTACCAGATTCAACAACTCTATTTGTTGTCTCAAGGTACAGAGGATTTCTCATCTTATTACACTAAATTAAGTATGTTCTTGTGCCTCTGCCACCGAAATCAACAAATTCCTCGAAGAACAACGTTTAATTCAGTTGTTAATGGGTCTCAATGA